The nucleotide sequence GAGCGTGTCGTCGAGGCAGCGCATCACATACCAGTTGGTTTTCTTGAGAATCTTGTTGCCGTTATAGGCATACGAGTGCCACGTGCTTGGCAGTTTGTCGCCTAGTTCTACCTTGATGTTGCACTCTTCTTCCACCTCACGCAACGCACCAAGGCTAGGATCCTCCTCTTTCTTAAGCTTGCCTTTCGGCAAATCCCACTTCCCTAGCCGATAAATCATCAGCACTTTCCCTTGCTTCACCACTAGGCCACCGGCGGCTTTCACAATGCGAAATTGATCTTTCAGGTGCAGGATCAGGCGGCTCTTTTTGCGGGCTAGCATGGTTAAAGAAGTGAGCTTCTTCAGCTTTTTCACTTCCATCAGCCGTAGTAGCCGGTCTACAAACACGTCTGTGACGTCGCGCACCAGCACGTCGCCTACCAGGTCTTTGGACGTGAATTCGTCTTCCGGATTCAGAATCAGGTCGTACTTGTGCTTGTATACTTTGTCGCTGTTCTTCTTGATGATCAGCGGTATATCGTTGATGAAGACGTTCATCGCGGGGTAATCTGGAGGGCTACAAACTAGGAGAAATGCAGGCCGCGGCCCGCTGCAAAGCACAACATAAATCTTGGCAAACGAAAGCCCAAGGCAGACGGGCAAGATACGGGATGCCGCCGGTTGAGTTGTTAAAGTGCCAAAACAACCAGCCCCGCAACCCCTAAACTTGACACTAGCCGGCCCCCGATTCCACGTTTGGAACGTTAAACCTACTATTTCACTGTCACATCACCTCACATGTTACCTTCGCCGGATGAAGAAAATCGGTCTGCTCTCCGACACCCATAGCTACCTCGACGAGCGAATCTTGCACCACGTAAGCGGCTGCGACGAAATTTGGCATGCCGGCGACTTCGGCACCGCTGCCGTAGCCGAAGAGCTAGCCGCCCTTGCTCCGCTACGTGGCGTGTATGGCAATATTGATGGCCGCGACGTGCGCGACACCCAGCCGCTGGTACAGGCCTTCGACATCGAGGGCTTGCGCGTGCTAATGACGCACATTGGGGGGTACCCCGGCCATTACAGCCCGGCGGCGCGGACGCTGCTACAACAAGAACGGCCCGGCCTCTTTATAAGCGGCCATTCGCATATTCTTAAAGTCATGCCGGATGCCAAGCTCGGTTTGCTGCACTTAAACCCTGGTGCCGCCGGCCGCCACGGCTTTCACAAGGTGCGTACGCTTTTACGCTTTGAGGTAGTTGCAGGCAAAGTGCAACAGTTGCAAGTAATTGAGCTCGGTCCGAAATAAATGGTGGCTTGTTGCAGCGCATTTCGGCTAGGCAGAGGTGTTTCACACCAGACAACCAGAAACACAGCCGGAAACTAAAAAAGCGTCTTTCCTATACAGGAAAGACGCTTTTTGATTCTGACCGTAACCCACCGACACCGGGGTCGGGTGTGCCAGATGGTTCGCAGCTTAGGCCGCAGCTTCCGTTTTAGCTTCGCCGGTCTTAGGGAAACGGGCTTTCAGTTCTTCAATATCCACGTTCTTGAGAACGGGAGTCAACAGCAATTGCTTGATGATAGTCTGCTTGTTGTTAGCGCGGGCAATGTTCTTGCGGTGCTTGCGCTTCAGTCGGGTAGTGCTCATTTTTTCCGGGTCGGTTAAGGTCTTTCTGTAAAGGAGGGGCAAAAGTAAGTTATAAATTTGAAACCGGGAAACCTTTCCCTTATTTCCCTTCTCCACTGATGATGAATTCATTGATTGATTTGCGGTCTGATACCGTCACGCGCCCCACTCCTGCCATGCTGGAGGCCATGTTCAAAGCACCCGTCGGCGACGACGTATACGAAGAAGACCCTACCGTACGCGCCTTGGAGCAAGAAGCAGCTGCCCGCTTCGGGCTGGAAGCCGGCTTGTTTTGCCCTTCGGGCACCATGACCAACCAAATTGCCATCAAAGCCCACACCGAACCGTTGTCGGAAGTGGTGTGCGAGCAGAACTCCCATATTTATTTGTGGGAAGTAGGCGGCATTGCCTTCAACTCGGGGGCTTCCGTGGCGTTGCTGCCTGGTGAGCGAGGCCGCCTGACAGCCGCCCAGGTGGAAGCTGCCATTCGCCCCGTCAACGTGCACTACCCCACCACGAGCCTTATATCCCTGGAAAACACGCACAATCGCGGCGGCGGCAGCTGCTACAACCTCCAAGAATTGGAAGCCATTGCCGAGGTGGCCCAGCGCCACCGCATTCCCCTACACCTTGATGGCGCCCGTATTTTCAACGCGCTTGTGGCCACTGGTCAGCAAGCTGCCGACTACGGCCGCATTTTCGATACCATTTCCGTTTGCTTGTCGAAGGGATTGGGGGCACCAGTTGGTTCGGTGCTGCTCGGTAGCAAGGCCTTTATTCAGAAAACCAAGCGCATCCGCAAAGTGCTGGGTGGTGGCATGCGGCAAGCAGGCTACTTAGCGGCGGCAGGCCTGTATGCCCTCGAGCACAACGTCGCACGCCTAGCCGACGACCATCGTCGGGCCCAGCAAGTAGGAGCCACCCTGGCGTTGCAGGCGTATGTAGCGGAAGTGCTGGCCGTTGAAACCAACTTGGTCATGTTCCGCCTGAAGCCGGAAATGCCGGCCGAGCAGTTTCTGGCGCGGCTCGAAGAACAGGGTATCAAGGCGGCTTCGTTTGGTCCGCAAATGATTCGCTTTGTGACGCACCTAGATATCAACGACGAAATGATTACGCGCTTGGAAAAAGTCCTAAAAAGTCTCTAGTTCGTAGCTATCCACCTTTAAAGTCAGGCCAGTGCGCCTTAGTGTACTGGCTTGACTCTACTAACAACTGGGCTTGCGTACTACAGATGCGCTTTCAGACAGCTGCCATTAGCAACTTTCTGTTTCAGCATTTGCCCTACCGCTCTCTTTCGTACATCTGTTTATGAACCTCTTTATAATTGGTGATGTCCATGGCTGCTTCCATACTTTCGAGAAGTTGCTTCAATACTGGCAGCCCGATAAAGAACTCCTGGTCCAAGCTGGCGACTTGATAGACCGGGGAAATTTTGCGCCGGAGTGCATTAATTTGGCCATCGAGTTGGAGGAGCGCTTTCCTGGCCGCACAGTGTTTCTGAAAGGCAACCATGAGGCTTCCATGCTCCAACATTTCGGCCCGCGGGGGCCTTTTCCGCCGTGGCTGGAATGGGGTGGCCGTTTCACCGTACAGCAATACGCTGGCCGGCCCACACTGCTTACCGCTCACTTAGCCTGGCTGGCCCGGCGGCCGTTGCTATGGGAAAATGCCTACCTACTAATCAGCCACGCCGGCATAGCTGATACCCCTGACCCACTCAGTGAAACGCATCCTGATGGTATCCTGTGGCGCCGGGGCCCCTTGCTGAACGTGGGCAAACGCCAAGTAATTGGGCACACCCCAACGCCCTACGGCGAGCCCACCTACGATGCCGAAGCCAATGTATTCAATATTGACACGGGCGCTTACCTAGGACAGTGTCTTACGGGCATTCGGGTTTCCCATGCCGGTGAGTTGCTCGACGAATTCCTCATTCCAACCGTATCCATCGACATAAATTGAGCCTCTAGCTTCACGCCTTCTATCCTATCTGCTCATGCCTGCTGCTCCGCGCAAACCTGCTTTTCCTCCTACCCTACCAACGAATTCAACGGAGGCGGCCCTGGCACACCTGCGTCAGGCCGACCCGGTGCTGGCTGGCATTATCGACCGGGGCCAGCCGATACTCCCTTCCGCGCACGAAGACCTGTATGTAGCCTTGCTCCGGGCCATTGTCAGCCAACAGATTTCCACCAAAGCCGCCGCTGCCATTTGGCGCAAAGTGCAAACGCTGTTTCCGCCAGATGGCTACCCCGAACCGGCCGCACTGCTGGCGTTGACGGAAGAGGACCTACGCACTGCCGGACTGTCGCGCCAAAAAGCCGGCTACTTGCGGGCCATTGCCGACTTCGCTCAGCGCGACCAACTCGACCACGCCCACCTCAGCCAGCTTTCCGAAGATGATTTCACCCGCCACCTGACCCAAATAAAAGGCGTCGGCCGCTGGACGGCCCAAATGCTCCAAATGTTTGCTTTAGACCAGCCCGACGTGTTTGCGGAAGGCGACCTAGGCATTCAAAACGCCATGCGCAAGCACTACCACCTACCCGAAACGGGCAAGGCCCTCCTCACCCGCATGACCGAATTAGCCGAGCCGTGGCGGCCGTACCGCTCGCTGGCATGCAAATACTTGTGGCAGTCCTTGGACAATCAGCCCGCGGCATAAACGCCTACTCGTCTACTTCACCGGTCCGCTTTTGGTCGAGATACGTCACGACCATCGCCACCACAGCCGCCAGATAGGGCACGCAGAAGCCAAACAGCAACCACCGCCACAATGACCGGTCGTTCATGTGGGCAATGTAGGCCGTGATGAGCGCGGAGGGTATGCAGAGGAAAAACAGCGCGCAAAGAATATTGACGAGCATAGCATGAACAGAGGTACGTAGTGAGGCCCTTGTGTGACCCTTGGAAGGTAGATGAACAAGCAACGGGCTGTTTTGTACCCGCAGAACAACTGTACTTTTCTTTAATTGCTAATGGCAGCAAGCTATTGATAGCGCGGTGGCACTAGCTGCAATTGCACTTCCAGTTGCCAATCGAGGGGCTTTATCTTGGGATAAAACCAGGCAGCTCCACTGGCAAGCCACTTAGCCCGATACTGCCGGGCACTATCGGGGGTGTAGTCTTCGTAGCCAAATTCCACTCCACAGCACTCACAGATGCTATGATCTGGCGACTGGCCGTCTGGTCCCCACGGTGACGCATCATAATCTAGCCCGCACACCCGGCAGTACCACACACGCATTTGATTTCAAGGTAAAACTCACAGTGCCTAAGGGTACACTTCCTTGCAACAAGACGAAGACCTGAGTCTTTAAGTTTTGTCGCTCTTAACAGTTCACTTCAGAAGCGGGTTTTGCTAAACTATAAGCAGCTGCCAGTGCATAGGTACCGGTTTAATTTTCAAGACAAAACCAACCTTCGAGAGTAGC is from Hymenobacter tibetensis and encodes:
- a CDS encoding NUDIX hydrolase, encoding MNVFINDIPLIIKKNSDKVYKHKYDLILNPEDEFTSKDLVGDVLVRDVTDVFVDRLLRLMEVKKLKKLTSLTMLARKKSRLILHLKDQFRIVKAAGGLVVKQGKVLMIYRLGKWDLPKGKLKKEEDPSLGALREVEEECNIKVELGDKLPSTWHSYAYNGNKILKKTNWYVMRCLDDTLMKPQAEEYIEEVRWMTPQEALAVLDSSYASIALVMRHYLSEMAGQTSSKN
- a CDS encoding threonine aldolase family protein, which translates into the protein MMNSLIDLRSDTVTRPTPAMLEAMFKAPVGDDVYEEDPTVRALEQEAAARFGLEAGLFCPSGTMTNQIAIKAHTEPLSEVVCEQNSHIYLWEVGGIAFNSGASVALLPGERGRLTAAQVEAAIRPVNVHYPTTSLISLENTHNRGGGSCYNLQELEAIAEVAQRHRIPLHLDGARIFNALVATGQQAADYGRIFDTISVCLSKGLGAPVGSVLLGSKAFIQKTKRIRKVLGGGMRQAGYLAAAGLYALEHNVARLADDHRRAQQVGATLALQAYVAEVLAVETNLVMFRLKPEMPAEQFLARLEEQGIKAASFGPQMIRFVTHLDINDEMITRLEKVLKSL
- a CDS encoding metallophosphoesterase; translated protein: MNLFIIGDVHGCFHTFEKLLQYWQPDKELLVQAGDLIDRGNFAPECINLAIELEERFPGRTVFLKGNHEASMLQHFGPRGPFPPWLEWGGRFTVQQYAGRPTLLTAHLAWLARRPLLWENAYLLISHAGIADTPDPLSETHPDGILWRRGPLLNVGKRQVIGHTPTPYGEPTYDAEANVFNIDTGAYLGQCLTGIRVSHAGELLDEFLIPTVSIDIN
- a CDS encoding DNA-3-methyladenine glycosylase family protein, translating into MPAAPRKPAFPPTLPTNSTEAALAHLRQADPVLAGIIDRGQPILPSAHEDLYVALLRAIVSQQISTKAAAAIWRKVQTLFPPDGYPEPAALLALTEEDLRTAGLSRQKAGYLRAIADFAQRDQLDHAHLSQLSEDDFTRHLTQIKGVGRWTAQMLQMFALDQPDVFAEGDLGIQNAMRKHYHLPETGKALLTRMTELAEPWRPYRSLACKYLWQSLDNQPAA
- a CDS encoding metallophosphoesterase family protein; protein product: MKKIGLLSDTHSYLDERILHHVSGCDEIWHAGDFGTAAVAEELAALAPLRGVYGNIDGRDVRDTQPLVQAFDIEGLRVLMTHIGGYPGHYSPAARTLLQQERPGLFISGHSHILKVMPDAKLGLLHLNPGAAGRHGFHKVRTLLRFEVVAGKVQQLQVIELGPK